Proteins from a genomic interval of Trichoderma breve strain T069 chromosome 2, whole genome shotgun sequence:
- a CDS encoding beta-eliminating lyase domain-containing protein, which yields MPASGPASAKTKYSFTDDYSEGAHPDVLNALLLSNNTQEVGYGRDTYSETARDLIRRHLGRDDVGIFFVPSGTSANAISIAACLRPHEAVIACSSGHIVTRETGAVEASGHKIINVAPVNGKMTPETLTKALDDNWHFPHMAKPRLVYISNATEIGTIYTKVELTALKRICEANGLLLFADGARIGAALTSSINDLTLRDMLELTDIFWIGGTKNGALLGEAIVVKDTKLAEDFEFFVKQRGSLLAKGRIMGVQFAELFREDDCLYFNLARRANLAAEKLSRSITGAGYELNAKTETNQVFAVLPLTLVHALQQEFSFYVWEKYGEFAVVRLLTTWATDLSQLERFNQMVLSWKPDAEQKTL from the coding sequence atGCCTGCCTCTGGTCCCGCATCAGCCAAGACAAAGTACAGCTTCACCGACGACTACAGCGAGGGAGCTCATCCCGACGTCCTCAATGCCCTGCTGCTGAGCAACAATACCCAAGAGGTTGGCTATGGCCGCGACACTTACAGCGAGACGGCCCGCGATCTGATCCGCCGCCACCTCGGCCGTGACGATgttggcatcttctttgtgcCCAGCGGCACTTCGGCCAACGCAatctccatcgccgcctGTCTTCGACCCCATGAGGCCGTCATTGCCTGCAGCTCTGGACACATTGTGACCCGAGAGACGGGAGCTGTCGAAGCTAGCGGCCACAAAATCATCAATGTCGCTCCCGTGAACGGCAAGATGACTCCGGAAACCCTCACCAAGGCCCTCGACGACAACTGGCACTTCCCTCACATGGCGAAGCCTCGTCTCGTTTacatctccaacgccacTGAGATTGGCACTATCTACACCAAGGTTGAGCTGACCGCCCTGAAGCGCATCTGTGAGGCCAATGGTCTCCTGCTCTTTGCCGACGGTGCTCGTATCGGCGCTGCCCTCACGTCCAGCATCAATGACCTGACCCTGCGAGATATGCTCGAGCTTACCGACATCTTCTGGATTGGAGGCACTAAAAACGGTGCTCTACTGGGCGAGGCCATCGTGGTCAAGGACACCAAGCTAGCGGAGGACTTTGAGTTCTTTGTCAAGCAGCGTGGTTCCCTGCTCGCCAAGGGTCGTATCATGGGTGTACAATTTGCAGAACTCTTCCGAGAGGACGACTGTCTCTACTTTAACCTCGCTCGACGAGCAAACCTGGCAGCTGAGAAGCTCTCCCGCTCCATTACTGGAGCTGGATATGAGCTCAACGCCAAAACGGAGACCAACCAAGTCTTTGCCGTACTGCCTCTTACTCTTGTCCATGCTCTTCAGCAGGAATTCTCATTCTATGTATGGGAGAAGTATGGAGAGTTCGCAGTGGTAAGACTCCTGACTACCTGGGCTACCGACCTCTCTCAGCTGGAGAGGTTTAATCAGATGGTGCTTAGCTGGAAGCCAGATGCAGAACAAAAGACACTTTAG
- a CDS encoding aldo/keto reductase family domain-containing protein, whose translation MAPSAITPETSPERRSSLKKAIVQTRSHSSSVSSVASIPLNDGNMIPQVALGVYKAPNGQETEDAITAALDAGYRHIDSAARYANEEACGRAIRRWMKKTGTPREEIFVCSKLWDSDHGYEATFNALCSSLDKMGLEYLDLYLIHSPAEDEEKRLESWRALETAQRLGKVKSIGVSNFGAAHIENLLENARVIPAVNQVEVHPFCQREALVELCNKHGIMIEAYSPLARGNKLEDPVINAIAKKYGKTPAQILLNWNASRGNVVLPKSLTPARIQSNLESFDFELSEEDVETINTLGAENYVTGSMHKSSD comes from the coding sequence ATGGCTCCCTCTGCAATCACCCCCGAGACTTCCCCTGAGCGCCGCTCCAGTCTCAAGAAAGCCATCGTCCAGACCCGGTCTCACAGCAGCTCTGTATCATCAGTTGCTTCCATCCCCCTCAATGATGGCAATATGATACCTCAGGTTGCCCTTGGTGTTTACAAGGCTCCAAACGGCCAGGAAACTGAAGATGCCATCACGGCCGCTCTTGATGCTGGATATCGTCACATTGACTCTGCTGCCCGATATGCCAACGAGGAAGCTTGTGGTCGGGCCATCCGCcgctggatgaagaagactgGCACACCTCGTGAAGAAATCTTTGTGTGCTCCAAGCTCTGGGACTCCGACCACGGCTATGAAGCCACTTTTAACGCACTCTGCTCCTCTCTTGACAAGATGGGCCTCGAGTATTTGGATCTATATCTTATTCACTCTCCcgctgaagatgaggagaagcgTCTAGAGAGCTGGCGTGCCCTGGAGACGGCTCAGAGACTAGGCAAGGTCAAATCCATTGGAGTTTCCAACTTTGGCGCCGCTCATATCGAGAACTTGCTCGAGAATGCTCGTGTGATCCCTGCCGTCAACCAGGTCGAGGTCCACCCATTCTGCCAGCGCGAAGCTCTTGTCGAGCTCTGCAACAAGCATGGCATTATGATTGAAGCTTACTCTCCGCTGGCTCGGGGGAACAAGCTTGAAGATCCCGTTATCAATGCAATTGCCAAGAAATACGGCAAGACTCCCGCCCAGATCCTCCTTAACTGGAATGCCTCTCGCGGAAACGTTGTGCTACCAAAGAGCTTGACTCCTGCTCGAATCCAGAGCAACCTTGAGAGCTTTGACTTCGAACTATCGgaggaagatgttgaaaCGATCAACACTCTCGGGGCTGAGAACTATGTCACTGGCAGCATGCACAAGTCCAGCGACTAA